Below is a genomic region from Fodinibius saliphilus.
TAGGTAAGGCATTTTCCTACTTTGGTTATATTTTAAGTGAGAAGGATAAATAAGATGATTATCATCTTCATCTATGTCTGTACTGCGGATAACCTCTCCATCTTGATTAAGTTTCCAATTAATTGATCCGTGTATTTTCCAAAGTCGACTCCATCTTGCATTTAGCAAACTCTCTTCTTCGACAGTTCTAATATCAAAAAAAGCTTTTCTACTCCCTATAAATCCATCAAAATACGGACACGAAGATTCTTCTAAAGCCTGTTCGATAAGAAGATCATAATTAGTAGTAAATAGATGTACAGCTTTGTCTCTTGGTATTGATCTCATCCATACAGCAAGGTTATGGTATGGCGAATCTTTTGTAGGTAACTCTTTAAAAACATATTCGGAAATCAGACTACAAATATCTGAATCTAAAGCTTCAAGATCCTCTAGCTCAAAGCTGCGTACTTTACCAGTACCAACTACCTGCTTTAACGCTCTTATCTGACTTAATATATCCTCAATGTTTGGGTTTTCAATTCCATCTTTTTTAATCTGAGAGATTAACTTATCGTATGCATTAGGATTTTCTTTCTCTCCACTTGAGAGTTGACTAGTAACTTTTTTTGTAAGACCAGCAACATCTGGAATTAGTGGATCTGATTTAAATTCTCCTGTCTCCTCATCTTCCTCAATATTTACTCTGATTGATAGTGGACATCCCGCACCAATAAATACTCCAAGCGCTTTTTTGTTTTGAGATAAAGCTTCTTGAATATAAGCTACTTGTCTAAATGCATCATGCTTCATGACACTAATAATTTTGTAAAAATTATTTTATCAAATTACTCTTGAAATACTCTTCAGTCTCTTTATCCGTACAAAAGATATAGCATCCCTTCATACCCCTTGTCATTAGCGTACGATACGTATTCTTGATAATACGATCGGCAACAGCGGCTGCTTTATCCGGATCTTTCTTTCGCATCTTCTTGAGGCCACGGATTGAGGAATCATAGGTATACCGCTCATCCAAATTAGTAATCACTTTACCGTCTCTAACCTTGAAGTCTGGACCAATTATTACTCCAACGTAATCTAACTCCAGTCCCTGGCAGGTATGTATGCAGCCGATCTGTTCCATAGATCCCTCCTGTACCAACCACTTCTGGCCATGATCCTTCAGGTTCCATTGTTTACTGAAGTCATGTTCCGGAATCACGATATCCATTGCTCGGTTATCCTTCTTGCTTTTCCACGGCCAACAATAACCTGCTACAACCCGGGATTTATCATTGATCTTATTCTTCTCTTTAATTTCCTCGAATAGTTTATTAGGAGAAGAGAATACCTGAAAATCATAATCAATATCAGACAGATCCGTATTAGCCGTATCTCTTATTTGTAGGGTGCGATCGACCCAAGCGAGGTATCCGTCCGAACCATTACATCGGAACTGGGAGGAAAGCTTTGTCTCAATAACTTCCGCATCAAATTCATCAGCCCACTTTCGGATCTCTTCTTTTCTACCAATATCGTTGATATGAATACGCTGATCTTCATCAATAAAGAAGACCGAAACGTTAGAGGCATTTATTATTTCTTTTATCTGGTTCTCCCCTTGATTGCTGTAAAGACCGGACTTTTCATTTAGGCGATGGGCTTCATCTACAACCAGTGCATCGAAATCATTGGGTTCAGCATCAATAAATTGTCCAGAGCTGCGAAACAGGTTTTCCACACTGGACCTTTTCATACTGCCGGTAAGATAGGAGGTGTAAACCTGGCGTGGGGCAGAGTTCTTCGTAACATAACTGGTGACATGCCCCTTACCTATTAACTTTACAAGCAGATTAACTGCAATAACAGATTTCCCCGTCCCTGGCCCTCCTTCTACGATGATTACTTTTTTTTGGTCTTTCTCTGCACTTTCAACGGCACTCATTACATATTCAAAGGCAACCTTCTGTTCATCAATCATTACAAACTCTTCATTGCCTTCAAGCATCGACTCCAAGCTATCCGCCAACATCTTGGAAGGACGAATCTCCCCGTTATCTATGCGGTAAAGAATATCAGAATGATCTCCATATTTGACATGCTTTTTGATGAAAGAACGAAGCTTTCGGTGATCACGCTGTTTAAAAACAGGAGCTTTATGAACGTACTCTTTGTAGAAATTATGATCTAAGACATTCTCTCCCGTAAAATTATGCAAATAGGCACAGGGCTTTAACTGTATATCATCCTCATAGACAGACTTGTTAAAATCCTGAAGCAACTTGGCATAAGACCATGCCTGGTAAGAAGGATGACTGGTATTATGCAACCCTCCCTGGAAATACGTTTTTACCACCCCGTCCATGTTCGTACGCTGAGCAGTTTCCCATTGCTTAAGCTCCACAATAACTGCATGATCTTCTTTATTCTCATCCTGTCCCGCGATGATGAAATCAATCCTCTTCGAAGTCTGCGGGATCTGTAACTCAATACTTATCCCCGAGTCATCCGGGATATCATCGTCATTCAATACCATATACATGTATTGCAATGAGTTTTTCCACGAGCGCTTTTCGGAATCGGATACACGCCTATTCAATCGTGACTCGTACATGTACGATATCGATTCCTGAACTCCGCCTGACTCTATATCATCTGTAAAAGACTCTTTATCCGCCTGGTAAACAATCATGTATTAAAGATCTGTATATTTCTTTGATGAACCTTTTGCTTTCTCAACAGGGTATTTTTCCCTGTTTTTTGCCAACTTCTTTTTTCCTGCTTCCAGTAAATTGATGTCATATTTTGAGGCCAACAATTGCAGATATAGGAATACATCCCCCAGCTCTTCTTCCAGCTTGTCCTTTTCGTCTGCATCCAGCTCAAAACTCTCTTCTCCCTGCATCCACTGGAAGATCTCGACAATTTCGCTGGCTTCTACCGACAGTGCCATTGCTACATTCTTGGGAGAATGGAACTGATCCCAATCGCGCTCTTTATTAAATTCTTCCAGCTTCTCTTTTAATTCTTGTAACTGATCCATTTAAACAAAACTAACTTCTTTTAAAAGAGAACCTGCTCTTCTGTTCATGCATATTCTCTTAATCTATATGTAACAATCAACCAACCGGCGTCGGAAGAAAACTCATTCTAAGAACTGGGAAGGGAAAGAGCAAGAACCAAAGGGGTTTAAGAGTTCTTATATGTTATCATGTACTCTCATTCAGATCACCAAGAAACATATAGCATATTATTGAACTGGATAAAGGGTTGTTTCTTATTTTTCAAACCATTAATTCCAGTCTGCCCCTGCTTCCCAATATTTGTCAAAATGTTCACTATTCGCCAACGCTTCGCTCACCGGCCACAAAAATACTTTTAGCCTATCTGCCACCTTTAGATGATCTTTGGGAACCTGATTATCTGAGATCTTACTCAGAAATGCATTCCACTGTTTTACTTTAGCTTCATCTTCGAAGAAATCGCCTGATAGAGCAGTCGGTATTCTGATAGGAATATCCGTTTCTCTTCGCTCAAATGTTTCCTTAATTGCTTTTTGAAGTTCGTTTCCTTCAAAAGAATGGTTTTCAGAAAGAAAATAAATATCATAGAAGTCTTTCATCCTACTATTGGCCAGATCAAAACTTACCATCGCCTGGTACTTCTCGGCAATAGCACTTTCTAATGTATAAGCCTGAATTTTCGGCTTATTGTTATCCAGCATTGTTGGATACTCAACCCACAACGGTTCTGGCGTTATTACATCACCAAATCCTATATCTATCTGAATAGTAATACGGGCATTACCTAAATTACCCCGGACTTTTATTCTTACTCCATCATAGGCCTCCTGCTCTCGGATTTCCTCCCCCTCCACGCTTTCCGGATCAAAAACTAATCCATCCTCTTCGACATTTATTTTACAGCATTCAACAATATTCTCTTCAAGATCTGGTATCGTACTATTGCCATATTTTAATACATCAATATCACGGGTAGGCCTAATATCGGAAATACCAGTAGCACGAAGCAGCAAAGCACCTTTTAGCACATAGTCATCTGCATTGGCCAATTTGCTCATCCGGAGGAGAAACTTCTCCATTGCATAGTACTGCAACAGTTCATTGAATGGACGGTTTGTTTCCCGGGCTTTATTGAGCAGTCGTTGATGAATGGAATCAATAGTCCCCTGACTGGGTTTATCCATGAGCTATTGCCTCCAGATATGGTTTTATAACAGTTTTAACACGACAAATTTCGGCATATTTCAGGATATCACTGTAGCTGGCTTTGTCTCGCTTAATGCCCTCTTCGAGTGCCTCCATTGCTATATCGAGTCCTATCTTATTCCGGAATTTGAAACAGTCGGCAATCGTCTTGGCTGGACTATAAACCTGGACCTCCACACCATCGATTTTATGACTCTCTATTCCTTTAGTCAGGCTCTCTCCTGAAAAGCGATACGTTTTAACTGGGGGATAGTCCAGCTTGGGATCCCTGTTGGTCCTGGGAATCGCAATATGGACGGCATGCGGAATTTCTGTGGTCATATCATGAAAGTCCAGCGCTGATATCAGACATACCCTTGCCTTGGGTACCTTTTTGGCAACGATGGCCAGATCGGGATTGGAAAGCATATCTGCATCTGCAAGTTTGTATACTCCCCGCTCCAGCTTGTTTACATAACCTTCTTCAAGCATCTTGTACAAGGTCCTGTTATGAATACCAAGATCTTCCGCTTCTGAAGTTCTCAGTATCCCCCCTTGCTTCTTAAATAGGCGTACTGCCTCATCAATTTTTCCCTTTGAAACATACATATGGATATCTTTGCATACATTTAACTATAAGTGTATGCGTTTTTATCCACATAATCAATTAAGCTATCGCTTTTAAAACCGGCAAGTCAAATTCAGTTGACTATTTAGATAATTCATCATTGAGCCAATACTTCTAGATATAGTTTACTAATATCTGACCTTCCAGTTATTTTTCCGGTTTATTTATTTGCATAACCTTATGCTAAGTATGCAGTTACATCAATATCACATGCATATACTTCCGGTTGGTTTGCCGGTTAACTTATCACTGCCCATGCTTTTATAAAAAGGTTGACCATTTATAAATATACCTAACTACATTCCTCAGCTTGGTATCACTTTCAAAATGATAAGCTAGTTCTGGTTCAGTACCCTCTTCATCAATTATAATTTTTTTTGTTTTACTCCATGCCTTCTCTACTCGATAAGGTTCAATTTTCTTGTAGGCCGACATCGAGGATAACCTTAATATCCTACGATGAAATAAGGTGACAATAAAAGATCTAAAGCGAGTAGCGAAGTACCACAAAGCCAAGCATAATATTCATCAAGCTATAAGCTAACTCTACACCAATAGATATAACTTGTATTGAAGTCCACCTGACAGGAACTGTCAATATACACGCTAATATTGGATCCGAGGTGCCATTCTGAATTCTTTTAACCATCCTTTTTTAGCTGAAACGAGATGGACAAAAATGTCCTTAGCGTTAATAGGAAATAGGGTATTCTTAATTTCCTGAACAAGTTTTTTGGGTTACTGATGAGTCATATCCTAAAATATGCTTCAAAATAGTCGGCAATCATAGTAATAACGCAGTTAAATAGGTTACTGTTCAATGATATATACCTTGTTTTCAAGGAGGGCAGGTACAATAAACTGATTGCCTCGATTATATATGCTAAAATCAGCTGGGCCAGCCATGAGCTCTTCCAAAGAAAGCAAAGTCACTTTTTCTGAATTTAGGTCCAGCTTATTAAGTACGCCTTTCTTTTTAAAGTCTTTCCA
It encodes:
- a CDS encoding SIR2 family NAD-dependent protein deacylase; this encodes MKHDAFRQVAYIQEALSQNKKALGVFIGAGCPLSIRVNIEEDEETGEFKSDPLIPDVAGLTKKVTSQLSSGEKENPNAYDKLISQIKKDGIENPNIEDILSQIRALKQVVGTGKVRSFELEDLEALDSDICSLISEYVFKELPTKDSPYHNLAVWMRSIPRDKAVHLFTTNYDLLIEQALEESSCPYFDGFIGSRKAFFDIRTVEEESLLNARWSRLWKIHGSINWKLNQDGEVIRSTDIDEDDNHLIYPSHLKYNQSRKMPYLAMLDRLKDFFNKQGAILCICGYSFSDDHINDIIVQGLQSNPTSMVFAFLYEELSSERYEDARKCAQRTPNLSLMAFDEAIIGRQQGCWHINDDEKLQDIPARVVRKEEDDEIESYYMKLGDFSKFGEFLGELSSNQNSSDNEGEKKEE
- a CDS encoding DUF2075 domain-containing protein; this translates as MIVYQADKESFTDDIESGGVQESISYMYESRLNRRVSDSEKRSWKNSLQYMYMVLNDDDIPDDSGISIELQIPQTSKRIDFIIAGQDENKEDHAVIVELKQWETAQRTNMDGVVKTYFQGGLHNTSHPSYQAWSYAKLLQDFNKSVYEDDIQLKPCAYLHNFTGENVLDHNFYKEYVHKAPVFKQRDHRKLRSFIKKHVKYGDHSDILYRIDNGEIRPSKMLADSLESMLEGNEEFVMIDEQKVAFEYVMSAVESAEKDQKKVIIVEGGPGTGKSVIAVNLLVKLIGKGHVTSYVTKNSAPRQVYTSYLTGSMKRSSVENLFRSSGQFIDAEPNDFDALVVDEAHRLNEKSGLYSNQGENQIKEIINASNVSVFFIDEDQRIHINDIGRKEEIRKWADEFDAEVIETKLSSQFRCNGSDGYLAWVDRTLQIRDTANTDLSDIDYDFQVFSSPNKLFEEIKEKNKINDKSRVVAGYCWPWKSKKDNRAMDIVIPEHDFSKQWNLKDHGQKWLVQEGSMEQIGCIHTCQGLELDYVGVIIGPDFKVRDGKVITNLDERYTYDSSIRGLKKMRKKDPDKAAAVADRIIKNTYRTLMTRGMKGCYIFCTDKETEEYFKSNLIK
- a CDS encoding nucleotide pyrophosphohydrolase; this translates as MDQLQELKEKLEEFNKERDWDQFHSPKNVAMALSVEASEIVEIFQWMQGEESFELDADEKDKLEEELGDVFLYLQLLASKYDINLLEAGKKKLAKNREKYPVEKAKGSSKKYTDL
- a CDS encoding nucleotidyl transferase AbiEii/AbiGii toxin family protein, which codes for MDKPSQGTIDSIHQRLLNKARETNRPFNELLQYYAMEKFLLRMSKLANADDYVLKGALLLRATGISDIRPTRDIDVLKYGNSTIPDLEENIVECCKINVEEDGLVFDPESVEGEEIREQEAYDGVRIKVRGNLGNARITIQIDIGFGDVITPEPLWVEYPTMLDNNKPKIQAYTLESAIAEKYQAMVSFDLANSRMKDFYDIYFLSENHSFEGNELQKAIKETFERRETDIPIRIPTALSGDFFEDEAKVKQWNAFLSKISDNQVPKDHLKVADRLKVFLWPVSEALANSEHFDKYWEAGADWN
- a CDS encoding type IV toxin-antitoxin system AbiEi family antitoxin domain-containing protein, with translation MYVSKGKIDEAVRLFKKQGGILRTSEAEDLGIHNRTLYKMLEEGYVNKLERGVYKLADADMLSNPDLAIVAKKVPKARVCLISALDFHDMTTEIPHAVHIAIPRTNRDPKLDYPPVKTYRFSGESLTKGIESHKIDGVEVQVYSPAKTIADCFKFRNKIGLDIAMEALEEGIKRDKASYSDILKYAEICRVKTVIKPYLEAIAHG